The window CGAGCAAGCGCTTGTAGAAAGGGTCAGACTTCTTAAGGGACTCCCCCTTGAAACTGCCCTCGATGCTGTAAATCAGATTCGTCTTATGCCGGGAGCATCCGAACTTGTCCTGTATGTTAAAAATCGGGGATATAGGACTGCGATGATTTCCGGTGGATTTACCATAGCTGCTGAGAGGGTAGGTAAAGCGCTTGGTATTGATTTTGTTGTCTCTAACGAACTGCTTTTGGAAGACGGCTGCCTCACGGGCGAAGTTGTCGGTCCTGTCACACAAAGCGATTCCAAAGCAAGAGTGTTCGAGGAATTGGCTCGGCTTTACAATGTCAGGCCCGAGCAGTGTGTGGTTATTGGGGACGGCGCAAACGATGCCTGTATTTTTGAGATCGCAGGTTTTTCCATAGCTTTCAATCCAAAGCCCATTCTTAGGGAATATGCGGACGTGGTTATATCAATAAAAGACCTGAGAGCCGTGATTCCTGTTATTGAATCTCTTTCGTATCAATTTTGTAATCAGGCACAGCATGTCGACATCGAACACTACTAAAATGCCAGCTTTTTTGCTGGATCGGGAGGCACAATAAGAGATGCTAAAGGAATTACAGAAAAAAAGATCAGATTTGAAGGACATTTCTGAAGAATCCAAAGATAAAAGGAATACTTTAAACGCTGAGGCCAGCGCGCTTGCCGCAAAGCGCAACGACCTGAACAAGAAGACAAAAGACCTTATCAACGAAGCCCAGGAACTAAAAGTTCTCAGGGACGAGATCAACGAGAAGGTCAGTGAATACAAGAACAAGCGCGATGAAACCAACGCCAGAGCCAATGATCTGTTTGCAAAGGCAGATTCCATCAGGAAGCAGAACAACCTTGGCGGGCCCTCAATCAAAGCCTTAAGGAAAGACATCGATCGCCTTGAATTCACCCAGCAGACCGAAGTTCTGAGCACAAGCAAGGAAAGAGAACTCGTTGGCAAAATTGCAGAGCTTCAGAAACAATACCATGAGAAAAAAATCCAGCTTGAGGGTAACATCGAACTGAAAGATATCCTGGATGAAGCCCAGAAAATAAGGGATGAAGCTTCTGAGTTCCACAACGAACTTGCAGAATACGCCAGGCAGGCCCAGGAATTCCACGAGAAGATGATTAACGCCTTCAAGGAAGCTGACAAAACCAGGGCAGAGTCAGACATTGCACACCGGGAGTTTGTAAAAGCTCAGGAAGCAGCTGACGAACAGCACAAAATGTTCATCGATGCCCAGAAGGAAATCCGGGATCTCGACAAAGAAGTTTTCAAGCTTAAGAAGAAAGACAAGGACGGAAAGTCCCGTGTCATCAAGTCCGAACTTCAGAAGGATGCCAAATCCATTTTCGATAAGTTCAAGGGCGGAGCAAAACTCACAACAGAAGATCTGATGACTCTTCAGCGGTCTGGTTTAGTCTAATCACATAGACTCGATTTGTTCGCTGGATTTTTAATTTCCGTTGCAAGTCAACTACCCGTCACTAAATTGGCAGGCATGTAATAGTGCCCCGGTTGACCAGCCTTAGTCTTAATTGACTACGTTGGAAATGTCATGATACCTGCGAATGCTTCCTCAGTTTGTAGCTCTATCGTGTAGCATTAAAAGTCCTGAGAGGTAGGGGCGGTGTGTTACACATAACAAGCATATCCAACATTGGCGAGAGGAGATACGAAAGTACGTTACCTGCGGAGGAAACTCGTTTCCAAAGCAGAGTGGAGAAATCCAAACATGAAAGGAATGCCAGAAAATTGACGGCATTCCTCTCATGACTAAAGTCAAAAGCATCCTGCATTATTTGTTCGTGAAGGTCTTAAACCTTCATCTGCACTCCTTTTTCTGTTTTTATATTCTTTTGGTGTACTTTCACGCAGCCAATGCTTTCACTTTTGTCTGCTACGCAGGTAAGCTCAGACCGCATAGAGCATGCGGGAAAAAAGAAACCAAGAAACTCCAATGCTTTAAGTAGTTCACTTTAACGGTCTGCCTGCTTCAAAAATCAAAAATATACATTAAAAAACCTGAAGCTCATTCCAGAAGCTTCAGGTATTTTTCCCTGAACTCGGGGTTCCTCATAAGGCAGGATTTTGCGTTATATGCAGGGTCCTCCCTGATTTTTTTCCAGACATCCTTTATTTTGTCACTGTGGACATTTCCATAGGGAATAGGAATGCAGGCACAGGGAAGGATATTTCCTTCAGGCGTGATGTGCAGCCATTTTCTGCCTGCCATACAGCCTGTGGTCTTCATAACCTGTGGAATTGGAAAAACTCTGGGCCCTTCTTTTTCCCTGGCCTGGGACACAAAATTGTCAAATTTCCTGAGGTCTTTTGGGATCATGATCTCGGAAGCATGGTCCATCCATCTGCCTGTTGGCACTATCTCATAGAAAGAGAGTTCATGGACTCCAAGATCCGTTGCAAGAGCATAGAGTTCATCAAGCTCATTGACATTGTCCCTTGAAAGCACGACATACATGTTTACAAGCAGCCCTGCCGCAAGGCCGTTTTTAACTGCTTCAACCGCGCTTTTGAAAACCCCTTTCCTGCCCCTTACATAATCGTGCTTTTCCTCATCTGCGCTGTCAAAACTAACCGTAAGGGAATACAGCCCTGCAGTTTTAAGGCTCCGTGCACGTTCTTCTGTCAGGCCCACTCCTGAAGTGAACATCCCGGCAATGGCTTTATCAGGGTCAACGTAACTTATCAGGGCTTCCAGACCCGGATAGGTAAGAGGTTCTCCTCCGTCAAAAATAACAAACGTTGTGCCCATTTCGAGCACCTGATCGATTACATCTTTAACAGTTTCGGGTGCAAGCTTTGCCTTGTTTTTTGTATCGGGAAGGGCACAGTGGATGCAGTTGTTGGGGCAGTCCTCTGTAATTGAAATTGTTACCTGGTCAGGCATATTTCTCCCGAACATTGATGAGAGCTGGCTTTTCACTAGTCGGTCAAAGCCCGGACTCGGGATCGGGGGCATCCAGGTAGAATAGATCAGGCGGTCAGCTTCTACATTTGCAGGCTTTTCGCCGTCAAAGATCGAGAGGTTTGCCGTAAGGGCCTTTTTGATGAGTGGAGAGGCTACACCACTGGTGTTCATCTTCAAGCACCCATTTTCAATTTCGGCATAAACCCTGAAAAGGGGATTTTTATAAAACTCGTACTGCATATTTTCCCTGCATCTGGCTTTCTGGTGGTTTTTTCCTTTCCGTATTTTCCGTTCTATTTTTTCGGATTTGTCTTTTCCCTTTTATTCAATTTGATCTTTTTTAGTTTGATCTTTTCCAGCTTGCCTTTCGTCTCCAGTTTACTTATTCCTAAGGAATGCTCTGTATTTCAGCATAGCCGAGGGTTTCTTCTTCAGCATGAAGATAAATACCTGCATAGCCTGTTCAAAGGCGCTGCCGTGGATAAAGGATAGGTCTTCTTTTTCAAATACCTTTACCATTTCATCGATTTCCCTGTCCGTCATCTTCCTGAGGGTCTCAAGCCCTATACGGCCCAGGTAATGCTCGACCTTAAATTCCTTTTCCCAGATTTTCCGGTATTCCGAAAGAGCATTTTTTGAGACGTCACCCATTTTTACAGCATCTGCCGCCACGTCTCCGCATATCTGGCCTGCCCTCATAGCATAGCCTATCCCGGACTGGCCTGCAGCCCCTCCAGCTACCATTATCCCATCTGTTACGTATTCCCCGGGTATGGTGACGATAGGGTCTCCCCCGGAAAGTTTTCTTACAACCTCAAGTTCTTCGAGCCCTTTAAGCTTTTTGAAACGTTCCACCCAGGCATTCAGGTAAGGGGTAGCATCCTTCCCACACCTGCGCACGTAAGCTCCAATTGCGGCATTATCGCCTCCTCTGGGGGCATAGGTGGTCTTCCAGCCGGGGGCATGGTTTCCTACATAGTACTCAAACATTTCAGGCTTCCCGAGACCAGGTGCCCTGACATCCAACTCAATTCCCCAGGCAATATCCTCGGGGTGTTTCATTGTTTTCAGACCCAGCCAGGATGCCATTTTTGAATTGATGCCATCGGAAATTACTACAAGTTTCGAGCTGAACACCCCTGCCGAAGTACTTATGGCAAATTCTCCACTTTCTTTCTGGATATTGTTTACCTCTATCCCTGTCCTGAGATCAACCCCGGTTTTTATTACTTTTTCAACATAAAACCGGTCAAAGCTTGTTTTGTCGATAGAGTAACCAGGGGTTTTTACTATAACTTCGCGTCCTTCCGGAGAGATGATTTTCATCCCCTTGAGGTAATGCACAACATAAGACGGGTCTACCTTTTCTCCGCACCTGTCAAGCATCCCCTTAAAAAAAGAGTTCGCAGGATGTGGTGGATTGCCTATCTCTTCCTTCTTTTCCAGCAAAAGGACATCTGCACCCTTTTCACAGGCATTTCTGGCAGCCATGAGCCCTGCAGGGGAAGCCCCGATTACAATAATATCCGCATCCATTTTTTTTCCTATCCTTTTTTTTCCTATCCTTTTTTCACCAGAGAATGGAGGTATAAGATCCTAGATATATGCAGAGCACCACGTCCAGGATCATTGACCCGAACATTATTGCCCTGTAGTTTGAGCCATTAAGGAAAAGCGCGCCGCCCCTCTCAGGAGTTGGGTGTTTGATAAAATCAAAGCACTGGGCAAGCATCCAGAGCCCTGAGGCAAGAGCTCCTGCAAAAAACACCGGGCCGAGTCTGGCTGACCAGCCTATTATAACTGAAGCAATAACTCCGACAATCCACCAGAATGTCACAAATCTGGCGGTAAAGGGAATTCCAAAGGTTACTGGCATTGTTGGGGCCCCTTTCTGTCTGTCTCCTTCCACATCTCTGGCAACGCCTCCCAGAGTAAAAGCCCAGTCTGTAACGCACATCATGAGCCCAAAGCAGATTGCAGGCAGGGGAAGGATCACTCCATCGCTGCCTTTTAGGATTCCTGCAGGGTCAAAGGCAAGCCAGATGCCTATAGGCACAAGTCCATAGGAGATGCCGACAGGCAGGAAGCTCAGGAAGGTGCTGCGCTTTGCAAAGATTGAGTAAATAGTAATAGTTGCAGCTGCAATAAATAGGACAGCAAGGGATTCCGGGTTCAGGTATGTGGCTGCCGCACCTGCGATAAGCAAAAGTAAGAAGGCGTACATCATCGCCGAATTCTTCGAGATTCTCGAGGCGGGCAGGGGACGGTCCGGGATATTGATGGTATCTATGTCGACATCGCAGCAGTCATTGAAAACGTATGAACTGGTTATGGCCGCAAAGCCTCCGATCACGGCAATCACGAAGGGGACAAGTAAGGGCAGCCCTCCGGTTGCCAGGTAGGAAGCAAGGATCGCGCTTGCGGCCGGGAGGGTCAGGTCCATGTAGTAGAGTTCGGGTCTCAGCAATCGGAGGTAGGGGCTGAGTTCCCCGATTCTTGCTGTAAGGGACAATCTTTTCACCTGTGTTTTTCTGGTTTGTATTGGAGTTAGTTGTATTTTGGAAATTGTCAGGTTTTTAGTGCTATCAGGGATTTTTGCGAAAGTCGAAG is drawn from Methanosarcina lacustris Z-7289 and contains these coding sequences:
- a CDS encoding NAD(P)/FAD-dependent oxidoreductase; its protein translation is MDADIIVIGASPAGLMAARNACEKGADVLLLEKKEEIGNPPHPANSFFKGMLDRCGEKVDPSYVVHYLKGMKIISPEGREVIVKTPGYSIDKTSFDRFYVEKVIKTGVDLRTGIEVNNIQKESGEFAISTSAGVFSSKLVVISDGINSKMASWLGLKTMKHPEDIAWGIELDVRAPGLGKPEMFEYYVGNHAPGWKTTYAPRGGDNAAIGAYVRRCGKDATPYLNAWVERFKKLKGLEELEVVRKLSGGDPIVTIPGEYVTDGIMVAGGAAGQSGIGYAMRAGQICGDVAADAVKMGDVSKNALSEYRKIWEKEFKVEHYLGRIGLETLRKMTDREIDEMVKVFEKEDLSFIHGSAFEQAMQVFIFMLKKKPSAMLKYRAFLRNK
- a CDS encoding radical SAM protein, with translation MQYEFYKNPLFRVYAEIENGCLKMNTSGVASPLIKKALTANLSIFDGEKPANVEADRLIYSTWMPPIPSPGFDRLVKSQLSSMFGRNMPDQVTISITEDCPNNCIHCALPDTKNKAKLAPETVKDVIDQVLEMGTTFVIFDGGEPLTYPGLEALISYVDPDKAIAGMFTSGVGLTEERARSLKTAGLYSLTVSFDSADEEKHDYVRGRKGVFKSAVEAVKNGLAAGLLVNMYVVLSRDNVNELDELYALATDLGVHELSFYEIVPTGRWMDHASEIMIPKDLRKFDNFVSQAREKEGPRVFPIPQVMKTTGCMAGRKWLHITPEGNILPCACIPIPYGNVHSDKIKDVWKKIREDPAYNAKSCLMRNPEFREKYLKLLE
- a CDS encoding coiled-coil protein encodes the protein MLKELQKKRSDLKDISEESKDKRNTLNAEASALAAKRNDLNKKTKDLINEAQELKVLRDEINEKVSEYKNKRDETNARANDLFAKADSIRKQNNLGGPSIKALRKDIDRLEFTQQTEVLSTSKERELVGKIAELQKQYHEKKIQLEGNIELKDILDEAQKIRDEASEFHNELAEYARQAQEFHEKMINAFKEADKTRAESDIAHREFVKAQEAADEQHKMFIDAQKEIRDLDKEVFKLKKKDKDGKSRVIKSELQKDAKSIFDKFKGGAKLTTEDLMTLQRSGLV
- a CDS encoding UbiA family prenyltransferase produces the protein MSLTARIGELSPYLRLLRPELYYMDLTLPAASAILASYLATGGLPLLVPFVIAVIGGFAAITSSYVFNDCCDVDIDTINIPDRPLPASRISKNSAMMYAFLLLLIAGAAATYLNPESLAVLFIAAATITIYSIFAKRSTFLSFLPVGISYGLVPIGIWLAFDPAGILKGSDGVILPLPAICFGLMMCVTDWAFTLGGVARDVEGDRQKGAPTMPVTFGIPFTARFVTFWWIVGVIASVIIGWSARLGPVFFAGALASGLWMLAQCFDFIKHPTPERGGALFLNGSNYRAIMFGSMILDVVLCIYLGSYTSILW
- the serB gene encoding phosphoserine phosphatase SerB — protein: MNCPIHNSTENKLIVFDMDSTLIDAETIDELARAAGVVSKVEEITKRAMYGDLDFEQALVERVRLLKGLPLETALDAVNQIRLMPGASELVLYVKNRGYRTAMISGGFTIAAERVGKALGIDFVVSNELLLEDGCLTGEVVGPVTQSDSKARVFEELARLYNVRPEQCVVIGDGANDACIFEIAGFSIAFNPKPILREYADVVISIKDLRAVIPVIESLSYQFCNQAQHVDIEHY